One Amblyomma americanum isolate KBUSLIRL-KWMA chromosome 8, ASM5285725v1, whole genome shotgun sequence DNA window includes the following coding sequences:
- the LOC144101022 gene encoding suppressor of cytokine signaling 3-like isoform X2, producing MVVGGRTPAEPTSCARASCSGPLCCRPCADVCAATLAGGGGMWSAQLRSPPPPGCGPDKQALFLVAFPICAAAAHHQQQPPPPPASSSCCRCCNCGWSAKPPSPPPPSWTGSSTPLRQDLLPPPALPTRDQEERTSSPGLRREEDPHHHHRMEAPPSPPLATTHGVGHQHPPASGAGGDLEADLSRLRDALLTLRTSGYYYEGLSWEEAGRLLRGCPVGTFLVRDSSDNRFLFALSVQTERGPTSVRIHYRRGQFRLDCEDALSPCMPWFPCVVSLVEHYVQLSRTAKGQKCVWMDCHGRRDLPIVLTRPLYRAPASLQHLCRIALNRGAKPLEVSAYRTVEPLPPALKDYLRDYPHLH from the coding sequence ATGGTGGTCGGCGGCCGGACTCCAGCCGAGCCCACGTCGTGCGCCCGCGCCTCCTGCAGCGGCCCTCTCTGCTGCCGCCCCTGTGCTGAcgtgtgcgccgcgacgctggccGGAGGCGGCGGCATGTGGTCGGCCCAACTGCGGTCGCCCCCGCCCCCCGGCTGCGGGCCCGACAAGCAGGCGCTGTTCCTCGTGGCCTTCCCCATCTGCGCCGCCGCGgcccaccaccagcagcagcctcCTCCCCCACCGGCTTCGTCgtcgtgctgccgctgctgcaactGCGGCTGGAGCGCCAAGCCCCCTTCGCCCCCTCCCCCCAGCTGGACGGGGTCGTCGACGCCGCTACGGCAAGACCTCCTGCCTCCTCCCGCCTTACCCACGCGGGATCAAGAGGAACGGACCTCATCCCCCGGACTCCGGCGGGAGGAGGATCCGCACCACCACCATCGCATGGAAGCCCCTCCGTCCCCGCCGTTGGCGACGACCCACGGCGTCGGCCACCAGCACCCACCTGCGAGCGGCGCCGGAGGCGACCTGGAGGCGGACCTGAGCCGACTCAGGGACGCCCTGCTGACGCTACGCACCAGCGGCTACTACTACGAGGGCCTGTCGTGGGAGGAGGCCGGCCGCCTTCTGCGGGGCTGTCCCGTGGGCACGTTCCTGGTGCGCGACAGCTCGGACAACCGGTTCCTCTTCGCGCTCAGCGTGCAGACCGAGCGAGGCCCGACCAGCGTGCGCATCCACTACCGGCGCGGGCAGTTCCGCCTGGACTGCGAGGACGCGCTGTCGCCGTGCATGCCGTGGTTCCCGTGCGTGGTGTCGTTGGTGGAGCACTACGTGCAGCTCAGCCGCACGGCCAAGGGACAGAAGTGCGTGTGGATGGACTGCCACGGCCGCAGGGACCTGCCCATCGTGCTCACGAGGCCGCTGTACCGCGCGCCGGCCTCGCTGCAGCACCTGTGCCGCATCGCGCTCAACCGTGGCGCCAAGCCCCTGGAGGTGTCCGCCTACCGGACTGTGGAGCCGTTGCCGCCGGCGCTGAAGGACTACCTCAGGGACTACCCGCACCTACACTGA
- the LOC144101022 gene encoding uncharacterized protein LOC144101022 isoform X1: MPCGGVAFERYVVDYGALVGGRCRTVSDSAKRKCDDRGDFAVKARGGGLPMVVGGRTPAEPTSCARASCSGPLCCRPCADVCAATLAGGGGMWSAQLRSPPPPGCGPDKQALFLVAFPICAAAAHHQQQPPPPPASSSCCRCCNCGWSAKPPSPPPPSWTGSSTPLRQDLLPPPALPTRDQEERTSSPGLRREEDPHHHHRMEAPPSPPLATTHGVGHQHPPASGAGGDLEADLSRLRDALLTLRTSGYYYEGLSWEEAGRLLRGCPVGTFLVRDSSDNRFLFALSVQTERGPTSVRIHYRRGQFRLDCEDALSPCMPWFPCVVSLVEHYVQLSRTAKGQKCVWMDCHGRRDLPIVLTRPLYRAPASLQHLCRIALNRGAKPLEVSAYRTVEPLPPALKDYLRDYPHLH; this comes from the exons ATGCCGTGTGGTGGCGTTGCCTTCGAGCGGTACGTTGTGGACTACGGCGCGCTGGTCGGCGGACGCTGTCGGACCGTGTCCGACTCGGCGAAGAGGAAATGTGACGACCGCGGCGACTTTGCCGTGAAAGCCAGGGGCGGCGGATTGCCG ATGGTGGTCGGCGGCCGGACTCCAGCCGAGCCCACGTCGTGCGCCCGCGCCTCCTGCAGCGGCCCTCTCTGCTGCCGCCCCTGTGCTGAcgtgtgcgccgcgacgctggccGGAGGCGGCGGCATGTGGTCGGCCCAACTGCGGTCGCCCCCGCCCCCCGGCTGCGGGCCCGACAAGCAGGCGCTGTTCCTCGTGGCCTTCCCCATCTGCGCCGCCGCGgcccaccaccagcagcagcctcCTCCCCCACCGGCTTCGTCgtcgtgctgccgctgctgcaactGCGGCTGGAGCGCCAAGCCCCCTTCGCCCCCTCCCCCCAGCTGGACGGGGTCGTCGACGCCGCTACGGCAAGACCTCCTGCCTCCTCCCGCCTTACCCACGCGGGATCAAGAGGAACGGACCTCATCCCCCGGACTCCGGCGGGAGGAGGATCCGCACCACCACCATCGCATGGAAGCCCCTCCGTCCCCGCCGTTGGCGACGACCCACGGCGTCGGCCACCAGCACCCACCTGCGAGCGGCGCCGGAGGCGACCTGGAGGCGGACCTGAGCCGACTCAGGGACGCCCTGCTGACGCTACGCACCAGCGGCTACTACTACGAGGGCCTGTCGTGGGAGGAGGCCGGCCGCCTTCTGCGGGGCTGTCCCGTGGGCACGTTCCTGGTGCGCGACAGCTCGGACAACCGGTTCCTCTTCGCGCTCAGCGTGCAGACCGAGCGAGGCCCGACCAGCGTGCGCATCCACTACCGGCGCGGGCAGTTCCGCCTGGACTGCGAGGACGCGCTGTCGCCGTGCATGCCGTGGTTCCCGTGCGTGGTGTCGTTGGTGGAGCACTACGTGCAGCTCAGCCGCACGGCCAAGGGACAGAAGTGCGTGTGGATGGACTGCCACGGCCGCAGGGACCTGCCCATCGTGCTCACGAGGCCGCTGTACCGCGCGCCGGCCTCGCTGCAGCACCTGTGCCGCATCGCGCTCAACCGTGGCGCCAAGCCCCTGGAGGTGTCCGCCTACCGGACTGTGGAGCCGTTGCCGCCGGCGCTGAAGGACTACCTCAGGGACTACCCGCACCTACACTGA